The Candidatus Obscuribacterales bacterium genome contains the following window.
TCGGTCGCTTCACGCCATAATAATCCGTGACACTGTGGACAGCGTTCATTATAGCGCTGGGCATTCACCAGCTGTTCAATGCCACGTCGAACCGCATCCAATGTCTGACGATAGGTCCTTAATCCAATGATTTGGTCGGTGTCACTAGTGTGTACGTGTTGCCACTCAGCATAGGACGTCGGATCAAAAAAAGTGGATCCTGCTTTGGTCAGGAGGGTGGCATACCAGTCGCCAAGCGGCGACAACGCGCACGTATCGTTGGCTTGTATGGTTACCAATTGATGGTTAATCAGTTGCTCCGCCATCAGAATGATGTCATGGGGTGCCACATGATGATCCAGCAAATGGCGCATGAGATCCATCATGGTCAGAGGCATAGTGGGTCGCGGACGATCAATTGCCACCCTATCACCAAGCGCTACTTCCACATGACCAAAGATCAGTGATGGGTCGATATGCTCATGACATGGCCACCCATCACTGGTGATTTGATAGCGATGCGCTTCACGATACATTTGGTCTGCATCCAGCAATGTCAACGATTGGCGGCATAGGATGGCGGGTGCCATCTCCGATTGCAAAAAACGCTGTTGGATTAACCGATAGATCGCTTGGAGATAGGGTGGAACATCATCGCTGGTGCATTGAAAATCGGTGGGGATGATGG
Protein-coding sequences here:
- a CDS encoding DNA topoisomerase gives rise to the protein QAAYQALDYPPRMVYALLDDLYRMGYITYPFTHAHTVPTQVRRALRRYLQANVSAKAVASSDLNEADDSDWETAIIPTDFQCTSDDVPPYLQAIYRLIQQRFLQSEMAPAILCRQSLTLLDADQMYREAHRYQITSDGWPCHEHIDPSLIFGHVEVALGDRVAIDRPRPTMPLTMMDLMRHLLDHHVAPHDIILMAEQLINHQLVTIQANDTCALSPLGDWYATLLTKAGSTFFDPTSYAEWQHVHTSDTDQIIGLRTYRQTLDAVRRGIEQLVNAQRYNERCPQCHGLLWREATERVCLNDLTCGYREPIKRTPVRLKPIQVGDA